From one Sediminitomix flava genomic stretch:
- a CDS encoding rhomboid family intramembrane serine protease: MLSITIILIISIGLVSWQGFQKPQLKQKLMHSPYKVSHNKEYYRFVTSGWVHADWTHLLFNLFTLYFFGRNTEMYFTYILDNPLHGKLATLALFTLGVIISDIPTYIKHKNDYWYGSLGASGGVSAMIFTSILYDPTNTIYLYFIPIPGFIFGFLYLIYSNMQAKRGRDNINHDAHFYGAVFGIVYGAALYPESLTQFVHKISQFSLF, encoded by the coding sequence ATGTTATCTATCACAATCATACTTATTATTAGCATCGGATTGGTGAGTTGGCAAGGATTTCAGAAGCCTCAACTCAAACAGAAACTAATGCATTCGCCATATAAAGTCAGTCACAATAAGGAATATTACCGATTTGTCACATCTGGATGGGTTCATGCCGATTGGACACACCTTTTGTTCAACTTGTTTACTTTATATTTTTTCGGCAGAAATACCGAAATGTATTTCACTTACATCTTAGATAATCCACTTCATGGCAAACTAGCCACACTTGCTTTATTTACATTGGGTGTGATTATTTCAGATATCCCGACATATATCAAACATAAAAATGATTATTGGTATGGTTCATTAGGTGCTTCAGGTGGTGTATCTGCCATGATCTTTACTAGTATTTTATACGATCCTACAAATACAATCTACCTTTACTTCATTCCTATCCCTGGCTTTATCTTCGGATTCTTGTATTTGATTTATTCCAACATGCAAGCTAAAAGAGGAAGAGATAACATCAATCACGATGCCCATTTCTATGGTGCTGTATTCGGAATTGTATATGGAGCCGCTTTATATCCAGAATCACTGACACAGTTTGTTCATAAGATTTCTCAATTCAGTTTATTCTAA
- a CDS encoding MarR family winged helix-turn-helix transcriptional regulator, which produces MKEGEDKNDLMKLDNQLCFPLYAASRLMTRLYQPLLETLGLTYPQYLVMLILWEEDGVAVKEIGAKLLLNSNTLTPLLKRLQEMGLVERKRQKEDERVVCIFLTEAGKKMREQASCIPQELVQATKMDLEEALRLKADLENLIDKIK; this is translated from the coding sequence ATGAAGGAGGGTGAAGATAAGAATGATTTAATGAAGTTGGATAATCAGTTGTGTTTTCCACTTTATGCAGCCTCACGACTGATGACACGTTTGTATCAACCATTGCTTGAAACGCTTGGGTTGACATATCCTCAGTATCTTGTGATGCTAATTCTTTGGGAAGAAGATGGTGTAGCTGTTAAAGAAATAGGAGCAAAGCTTTTATTGAATAGTAATACTCTAACGCCACTACTGAAACGTCTGCAAGAAATGGGGCTTGTCGAAAGAAAGCGACAAAAAGAAGATGAACGTGTGGTTTGTATCTTTCTGACTGAAGCAGGAAAAAAAATGCGAGAGCAAGCAAGTTGTATTCCTCAAGAATTGGTACAAGCTACCAAAATGGATTTGGAAGAAGCTTTACGTCTAAAAGCAGACTTGGAAAATCTTATTGATAAAATAAAATAA
- a CDS encoding SelT/SelW/SelH family protein, with product MDKAKIEIKYCTLCGWLLRASWMSQELLTTFSEEISSLSLTPTKGGIYEIWINDELVFSFKEMRRFPQPKEIKQMIRDRIAPERDLGHSDRK from the coding sequence ATGGACAAAGCAAAAATAGAAATCAAATATTGTACACTCTGTGGTTGGTTACTCAGAGCTTCTTGGATGTCTCAAGAATTACTTACCACTTTTTCAGAGGAGATTAGCTCTTTGAGTCTTACACCAACTAAAGGTGGAATTTATGAGATTTGGATTAATGATGAATTGGTTTTCTCCTTCAAGGAAATGAGACGCTTCCCTCAACCAAAAGAGATTAAGCAGATGATTAGAGACCGAATTGCTCCCGAAAGAGACCTCGGACACTCTGATCGAAAATAG
- the recG gene encoding ATP-dependent DNA helicase RecG, whose protein sequence is MVKNFFDTKIEFLKGVGPQKASLLNTELGIFTFGDLLEHFPFRHEDRTKFYRVSEIQEHFPYVQLKGRIVKKQYIGEGRGKRLSAQFQDDTGVLELVWFKGHSWIDKSLQIGATYVIFGKPQRFGFKFSISHPEMELVTAESKPQGGLFPVYHTSEKMKPKGLDSRGVAKLQRTLLKDAFAKIEETLPEYLLKQHNFISKAYAVGYAHFPKDPQTLEQALNRLKFEELFYMQLKVLAQKKQQHTKQFAGQVFAKIPTLNTFYKEHLPFDLTNAQKRVVREIYGDMKSGIQMNRLLQGDVGSGKTIVAFICMLMCLDNDAQACMMAPTEILATQHYHGLKEHADKIGVSIALLTGSSKTKERRIIDEELRNGKLKIIVGTHALIEEKVDFQNLGLCVIDEQHRFGVAQRAALWKKTSKAYPHILVMTATPIPRTLAMTVYGDLDVSVIDELPAGRKPIVTQHRTDANRLRVFGFIKEQIAEGRQAYVVYPLIEESEKLDYKNLMDGYESICRAFPKIPISIVHGRMKAEDKEWEMQRFVKGETKIMVATTVIEVGVNVPNSTVMVIENAEKFGLAQLHQLRGRVGRGGSQSYCILISGDKLSKDGKFRLETMVRTNNGFEIADADLKLRGPGDIEGTQQSGVLSLKFTDISKDSQVLQLARETADKLLDEDPKMEKSEHSIIRTQQAFMAQKKTTNWSRIS, encoded by the coding sequence GTGGTAAAGAACTTTTTTGATACAAAAATCGAATTTCTAAAAGGTGTAGGCCCTCAGAAAGCATCTTTATTAAATACTGAATTAGGGATTTTCACTTTTGGTGATCTATTGGAGCATTTTCCATTCCGACACGAAGATCGCACAAAGTTTTACCGTGTATCCGAAATTCAAGAACATTTCCCTTATGTACAGCTCAAAGGAAGAATTGTCAAGAAACAATATATAGGAGAAGGCAGAGGGAAAAGACTTTCTGCCCAGTTCCAAGATGATACGGGTGTTTTAGAACTTGTTTGGTTTAAAGGGCATTCATGGATTGACAAAAGTCTTCAGATTGGTGCTACGTATGTGATTTTTGGAAAACCACAGCGTTTCGGTTTCAAATTCAGTATTTCTCATCCAGAAATGGAATTGGTTACAGCCGAAAGCAAACCACAAGGTGGACTTTTCCCTGTTTATCATACTTCTGAAAAGATGAAACCAAAAGGGCTTGACAGTAGAGGAGTTGCAAAACTGCAGCGTACGCTTCTGAAAGATGCCTTTGCCAAAATTGAAGAAACACTTCCCGAATACCTTCTCAAACAACATAACTTCATTTCTAAAGCTTATGCTGTAGGTTATGCTCATTTCCCAAAAGATCCTCAGACTTTAGAACAAGCCTTGAACCGCTTGAAGTTTGAAGAGCTTTTCTATATGCAACTGAAAGTTCTTGCTCAGAAAAAGCAACAACATACCAAACAGTTTGCAGGGCAAGTTTTTGCCAAAATCCCAACCCTCAACACTTTTTATAAAGAGCATTTACCTTTTGATCTGACCAATGCCCAAAAACGAGTAGTTAGAGAAATCTATGGCGATATGAAATCGGGGATTCAGATGAATCGACTGCTCCAAGGTGATGTAGGAAGTGGAAAAACGATCGTTGCATTTATCTGTATGCTCATGTGCCTCGACAATGATGCACAAGCCTGTATGATGGCTCCTACCGAGATTCTAGCCACACAGCATTATCATGGTTTAAAAGAACATGCCGATAAAATTGGTGTGAGCATTGCACTTCTTACAGGTTCTTCTAAAACAAAAGAACGTAGAATCATTGATGAAGAACTCAGAAATGGAAAGCTGAAAATCATTGTGGGAACACACGCTTTGATTGAGGAAAAAGTAGACTTCCAAAACCTAGGGCTTTGTGTGATTGATGAACAACACAGATTTGGTGTTGCTCAGCGTGCTGCACTTTGGAAAAAAACGAGCAAAGCCTATCCGCATATTTTGGTAATGACGGCTACACCAATTCCAAGAACGCTTGCCATGACAGTTTATGGGGATTTAGATGTTTCTGTCATTGATGAATTACCTGCTGGTCGTAAACCCATCGTGACCCAGCATAGAACCGATGCAAACCGCCTTCGTGTCTTTGGGTTTATCAAAGAACAAATCGCTGAGGGAAGGCAAGCATATGTAGTTTATCCTCTTATTGAAGAATCTGAGAAATTAGATTATAAGAATTTGATGGATGGCTACGAAAGTATCTGCCGAGCATTTCCAAAAATACCGATCAGCATTGTACATGGGCGTATGAAAGCTGAAGACAAAGAATGGGAAATGCAACGTTTCGTAAAAGGAGAAACGAAAATCATGGTAGCCACAACCGTAATTGAGGTAGGCGTAAATGTGCCTAACTCCACTGTGATGGTCATTGAAAATGCTGAGAAGTTTGGCCTAGCCCAATTGCATCAGCTCAGAGGACGCGTTGGTCGTGGAGGAAGTCAATCTTATTGTATTTTAATTTCGGGAGACAAACTCAGTAAAGACGGAAAATTCCGTTTGGAAACCATGGTAAGAACAAATAATGGTTTCGAGATTGCAGACGCTGACTTGAAATTAAGAGGCCCAGGGGATATTGAAGGCACACAACAAAGTGGTGTCCTTTCTCTGAAATTCACAGATATCTCAAAAGATAGCCAAGTACTTCAATTGGCTAGAGAAACCGCAGATAAACTCCTCGATGAAGACCCTAAAATGGAAAAGTCAGAGCATTCCATCATTCGTACACAACAAGCTTTTATGGCTCAGAAAAAAACGACAAATTGGAGTCGAATTAGTTAA
- a CDS encoding aminotransferase class I/II-fold pyridoxal phosphate-dependent enzyme — MNKVLLESTYASVKALVDQQLAQHIVDTPALDGRLIHINGREVLHFGSCSYLGLEMDERLKEASINAIKQFGTQFSSSRSFTGLKLYQEAEDLLQQIYQKPVLLAPTTTLGHMSALPVVVGTKDAIILDHQVHMSVKNAAQISKADNTHVELVRHNNLELLEERIIELQKTHELVWYMADGIYSMYGDGAPAKELMALLDKYERFRLYVDDAHGFSWAGENGKGYFMSKVEEHHPHLFLTGSMAKSFASAGGVIVLQDEKQKELVQNCGSTFIFSGPIQPSVLAASIESLKLHLTNEITVHQNALMERMKHFVACANKYALPLVSEELSPIFYVGVGSPQVCRKICNKLMENGFYVNPAVFPAVPMQRSGLRITITNHHTMEDIEGLMHTISVELDQALAEEGGTREKIFKTFKLPQPVTL; from the coding sequence ATGAACAAGGTACTATTAGAAAGTACGTATGCGTCTGTAAAAGCATTGGTAGATCAGCAGCTTGCACAACATATTGTTGATACTCCAGCACTTGATGGACGCCTAATTCACATTAACGGGAGAGAGGTTTTACATTTCGGTTCTTGTAGTTATTTGGGACTAGAAATGGATGAAAGACTGAAAGAGGCAAGTATTAATGCCATCAAACAATTTGGCACACAATTCTCTTCATCTCGTTCATTTACAGGGCTAAAGCTTTACCAAGAAGCTGAGGACTTGTTACAACAAATTTACCAAAAGCCAGTGTTACTTGCTCCTACTACTACCCTAGGGCATATGAGTGCACTTCCTGTAGTTGTAGGAACGAAAGATGCTATCATTCTAGATCATCAAGTTCATATGAGTGTGAAAAATGCTGCACAGATTTCTAAGGCAGATAACACTCATGTTGAGCTAGTCAGACATAACAACTTAGAGCTTCTTGAAGAGCGTATTATCGAACTTCAAAAGACACACGAGTTAGTTTGGTATATGGCTGACGGTATTTATTCAATGTATGGAGACGGTGCTCCTGCTAAAGAATTAATGGCTTTACTAGATAAATACGAGCGTTTTAGACTTTATGTCGATGATGCTCATGGATTTAGTTGGGCTGGAGAAAATGGTAAAGGATATTTCATGTCAAAAGTAGAGGAACACCATCCTCACCTTTTCCTGACAGGGTCTATGGCGAAGAGTTTCGCTTCTGCTGGTGGAGTTATTGTTTTACAAGATGAAAAGCAAAAAGAGCTTGTTCAAAACTGTGGTTCTACTTTTATTTTCTCTGGACCTATCCAACCTTCAGTGTTAGCTGCGTCAATTGAATCGTTAAAATTACACTTAACGAATGAAATCACGGTTCATCAGAATGCACTTATGGAGAGAATGAAACACTTTGTGGCTTGTGCAAATAAATATGCACTACCTTTAGTTAGTGAAGAATTATCTCCGATCTTCTATGTAGGTGTTGGTTCACCACAAGTATGTCGTAAAATTTGTAATAAACTAATGGAAAATGGTTTCTATGTAAACCCAGCCGTATTCCCTGCTGTTCCTATGCAACGTTCTGGTTTACGAATCACAATTACGAACCATCATACAATGGAAGATATTGAAGGCTTAATGCATACCATCTCGGTTGAACTTGACCAAGCTTTAGCTGAAGAAGGTGGCACAAGAGAAAAAATCTTCAAAACTTTCAAGTTACCGCAACCTGTAACACTGTAA
- a CDS encoding OmpP1/FadL family transporter: MLKQLSYVSLFLCLLFAREGAAQIGNSPYTTLGYGRSFEPMSIRNIAMGGVGVSLGHPGMANTLNPALLTYNRLTLFEAGYFVEGKWLDQKTESGNTRRETEFNGNFTYLHFAVPVSKKLSMSASLRPASSLNYRFSNLSPVESGSGNGGVPSELFYLTENSGKGGITQASLAAGYSIIKGLSIGIDASYNFGVQEDRFSSVIVTSGGGSVIDGGRSEYEAVQLARLNQTGWSFQPGIYYAYDFGGNPEQNRPNNRRISIGATYQFEAPLKQEGDIITSLQNQSGITIGTADTIPYPSSADLEIPSRYTVGVSYEIIGKLALAFDYSRQNFDKFVYPLDPSQQYRDSQRFSAGMEYTPDILSATNYWKRITWRAGLRYEELPNQIEFEGNTETLTDVSLNGGFSMPIGFSNVTLTGTWGRIKPSNDRLVTENYWRVYLALTINDQWFRRIRVN, from the coding sequence ATGTTGAAACAACTTAGTTACGTATCACTTTTTTTATGCCTTCTGTTTGCTCGTGAAGGAGCTGCTCAGATTGGAAATTCTCCATACACTACATTAGGTTATGGACGTTCATTTGAGCCGATGAGTATTCGGAATATAGCAATGGGAGGTGTAGGTGTCAGTTTAGGACACCCAGGTATGGCAAATACCTTAAACCCTGCTTTGTTAACTTATAATAGACTAACACTTTTTGAGGCTGGCTACTTCGTAGAAGGTAAATGGCTAGACCAAAAAACAGAAAGTGGGAATACTCGTCGCGAAACTGAGTTTAACGGTAACTTTACTTATTTACACTTTGCTGTTCCTGTAAGTAAAAAGTTATCAATGTCTGCAAGTTTGCGTCCTGCATCTTCATTAAACTACCGTTTTTCAAATTTATCACCAGTAGAGTCTGGCTCAGGTAACGGAGGAGTTCCTTCTGAATTATTCTATTTGACAGAGAATAGTGGAAAGGGTGGGATTACTCAAGCATCTTTGGCTGCGGGTTACTCTATAATAAAAGGTTTGTCTATTGGTATCGATGCATCGTACAACTTTGGTGTACAAGAAGACAGATTCTCATCTGTGATTGTAACATCAGGCGGTGGTTCAGTCATTGATGGAGGCAGATCGGAATACGAAGCGGTACAACTTGCAAGATTGAACCAAACAGGTTGGTCTTTCCAACCGGGTATTTACTATGCTTATGATTTTGGAGGAAATCCAGAACAAAATAGACCTAATAACCGAAGAATTTCTATTGGTGCTACTTACCAATTTGAAGCACCATTAAAGCAAGAAGGAGATATTATTACTTCTTTACAAAACCAAAGTGGTATCACAATCGGTACAGCCGATACTATTCCTTATCCATCTTCAGCAGATTTGGAAATTCCTAGCCGCTATACAGTAGGAGTTAGTTATGAAATAATAGGAAAATTAGCTCTTGCATTTGACTACTCGAGACAGAATTTTGATAAATTTGTTTATCCATTAGATCCGTCTCAACAATATAGAGATAGCCAAAGATTCAGTGCCGGAATGGAATATACACCAGACATTCTTTCTGCAACGAATTACTGGAAACGTATCACTTGGAGAGCTGGTTTAAGATATGAAGAACTACCAAACCAAATTGAGTTTGAAGGCAATACAGAAACACTAACAGACGTAAGCTTGAATGGTGGTTTTTCAATGCCAATCGGATTTTCTAATGTCACACTTACAGGTACTTGGGGGCGAATTAAACCAAGTAATGATAGGTTGGTAACAGAAAACTATTGGCGAGTTTATTTGGCATTGACAATCAATGACCAATGGTTCAGAAGAATTAGGGTTAACTAA
- a CDS encoding 30S ribosomal protein S16 — protein sequence MAVKIRLARRGRKRKPIYDVVVADARAPRDGRFIEKIGTFNPNENPAAISLDIDRGVHWVLVGAQPTDTARTILSTAGVMYKKHLQVGVNKGAKTQEQADAIFTEWLAAKDAKQAEAYEAKKAAKAAKLVADQEEGLRLRKEAAEAAAKAEAEAKAAAEAEAKAAAEAEASEEAEGEADAPAEESAE from the coding sequence ATGGCAGTAAAAATTAGATTAGCACGTAGAGGTAGAAAGAGAAAGCCTATTTATGATGTAGTAGTTGCTGACGCGAGAGCACCTCGTGACGGTCGTTTCATCGAGAAAATCGGTACTTTCAACCCTAATGAAAACCCTGCAGCGATTTCTTTGGATATCGACCGTGGTGTACATTGGGTACTTGTAGGAGCTCAACCTACTGATACAGCTCGTACGATCCTTTCAACTGCTGGTGTTATGTACAAAAAACACTTGCAAGTTGGTGTAAACAAAGGAGCTAAAACTCAAGAGCAAGCTGATGCTATCTTCACTGAGTGGTTGGCAGCAAAAGATGCTAAACAAGCTGAGGCGTATGAGGCTAAGAAAGCAGCTAAAGCAGCGAAATTGGTAGCAGACCAAGAAGAAGGTCTTCGCCTAAGAAAAGAGGCAGCTGAAGCAGCAGCTAAAGCTGAGGCAGAAGCAAAAGCGGCAGCAGAGGCAGAGGCTAAAGCAGCAGCTGAAGCGGAAGCATCAGAAGAAGCAGAAGGTGAGGCAGACGCTCCAGCTGAAGAGTCAGCAGAGTAA
- a CDS encoding glutathione peroxidase: MSKSIYQFSAKDRAGKDVNLEDYKGKVVLVVNTASKCGLTPQLEGLQALYEKYSDQGLEILGFPCNQFANQEPEGGAHIEEVCLLNYGVKFPILDLVEVNGDNAHPLFKHLKKELPGTLGNRIKWNFTKFLVDQEGRPVKRFAPTTKPEKIDSYISDLL; this comes from the coding sequence ATGAGTAAATCTATCTACCAATTCTCAGCAAAAGACAGAGCAGGAAAAGACGTAAACCTAGAAGACTACAAAGGAAAAGTAGTTTTAGTAGTAAACACAGCAAGTAAATGTGGTTTGACACCTCAACTTGAAGGTTTACAAGCCTTGTATGAAAAATACAGTGACCAAGGGCTAGAAATTTTAGGTTTTCCTTGTAATCAGTTCGCAAATCAAGAACCAGAAGGAGGTGCACACATAGAAGAAGTGTGTTTACTTAATTATGGTGTGAAATTCCCAATTCTTGATCTTGTAGAGGTAAATGGAGATAATGCCCACCCATTGTTCAAACACTTGAAAAAGGAATTACCAGGAACTTTAGGGAACCGAATTAAATGGAACTTCACTAAGTTTTTAGTAGATCAAGAAGGACGCCCTGTTAAGAGGTTTGCACCGACTACTAAGCCTGAAAAAATAGATTCATATATTTCTGACTTATTATAA
- a CDS encoding KdsC family phosphatase codes for MNWIDEALREKAKKIKAVVFDIDGVMTDGKIIYAQFAGTEAEGETREIKNFNVKDGFMIKALQKNGIIVGAITGRNSAVVKHRLTELKVDFQYHGSGRKMDHFDKILADYQLKAEEIAYLGDDIPDLGVLKNCGLGVCPADARSYIQSRVDYVTAAKGGEGVFREVAEIVLDAQDKLESVISAYENE; via the coding sequence ATGAACTGGATAGACGAAGCCCTAAGGGAAAAAGCCAAGAAAATTAAAGCAGTCGTTTTTGATATTGACGGAGTAATGACGGACGGAAAAATCATCTACGCCCAATTTGCTGGAACGGAAGCTGAAGGCGAAACACGTGAAATCAAGAATTTCAATGTGAAAGATGGTTTCATGATTAAAGCTTTACAGAAAAATGGAATTATCGTTGGGGCTATCACAGGTCGAAATTCTGCAGTTGTAAAACATCGTCTAACAGAACTGAAAGTTGACTTTCAATATCACGGATCGGGCAGAAAGATGGATCACTTCGATAAGATTTTAGCTGACTATCAGTTGAAGGCTGAAGAGATCGCTTATCTGGGTGATGACATACCCGACTTAGGCGTATTGAAAAACTGTGGTTTGGGCGTCTGTCCTGCTGATGCCAGAAGCTACATCCAGAGTAGAGTCGATTACGTAACCGCAGCTAAAGGTGGTGAAGGTGTATTCCGTGAAGTTGCAGAAATTGTACTAGATGCTCAAGATAAGTTGGAGAGCGTAATTTCGGCTTATGAGAATGAGTAA
- the lptC gene encoding LPS export ABC transporter periplasmic protein LptC translates to MSMRSTQKKFGLELINRALKKTILFVTALVGLFACSESRKANNEVIELGDNVPESTSWNVETLYNENEELQMRMQARAQYSYATGNRRYPEGIKIITYTPEGDVESTMIADSALYISDSSLYIAYSNVVLVDEVKEQTLETDTLNYFEKTGDITTDARVKIIKDGEITTGKGMRANRSDPDDYELLDIEGTVYIDEDE, encoded by the coding sequence ATGTCCATGAGATCAACTCAGAAAAAATTCGGTCTAGAACTAATCAATAGAGCTTTGAAAAAGACAATCCTATTCGTTACGGCTTTAGTCGGTTTATTCGCTTGTAGTGAAAGCCGCAAAGCTAATAATGAAGTCATAGAGTTGGGAGACAATGTTCCTGAATCTACTTCATGGAATGTAGAAACACTCTACAATGAAAATGAGGAGCTGCAAATGCGTATGCAAGCAAGAGCTCAATATTCATATGCAACAGGTAACAGACGCTATCCTGAAGGAATCAAGATCATTACTTATACTCCGGAAGGAGACGTAGAGTCGACTATGATTGCAGATAGTGCTCTCTATATTTCTGACAGTAGCCTTTACATTGCTTATAGCAATGTAGTTTTGGTGGACGAAGTAAAGGAGCAAACTTTGGAAACAGATACACTAAATTACTTTGAGAAAACTGGTGATATTACGACAGATGCTCGAGTGAAAATCATTAAAGATGGTGAAATCACTACGGGTAAAGGTATGAGAGCCAATCGTTCTGATCCAGATGATTATGAGTTGTTAGATATTGAGGGTACGGTTTACATTGATGAGGACGAATAA
- a CDS encoding type III pantothenate kinase: MKSISIDFGNTFGKVGLFDGDVLVDVKSRLDDQTILNYIIEKQPDWVVVSNVGKDKTVLYESIQSKAALLVFNHQTPLPIQNLYGSPETLGLDRLAAVIGAQQLFPSENLIVIDAGTCITFDVLLHSPSRYVGGAISPGLNMRFKALHEFTARLPLVTVSDESPIWGNTTQSCIEAGVVTGLRAEIEGTIDKYSEEFGKLKPILCGGDAEFFEYKLNPPIFADYNLVLRGLNAILQDYVETT; this comes from the coding sequence ATGAAAAGCATTTCGATAGATTTTGGGAATACTTTTGGGAAAGTAGGCTTATTTGATGGGGACGTTCTTGTAGATGTGAAGTCACGTTTGGATGATCAAACGATATTAAACTATATTATTGAAAAGCAGCCCGATTGGGTTGTGGTTTCAAACGTAGGAAAAGACAAAACAGTACTATATGAAAGTATTCAATCAAAGGCGGCTCTTCTAGTTTTTAATCATCAGACACCTTTACCTATCCAAAATCTTTACGGTAGTCCAGAAACTCTAGGACTTGACCGTTTAGCCGCAGTTATCGGGGCTCAGCAATTATTTCCAAGTGAGAATCTTATTGTTATTGATGCAGGAACATGTATCACATTTGATGTTTTATTGCATTCTCCTTCCCGATATGTAGGAGGGGCAATTTCTCCCGGTCTTAATATGCGTTTCAAAGCTCTTCATGAATTTACTGCTCGCTTACCTTTAGTTACTGTTAGCGATGAGTCACCCATTTGGGGAAATACGACCCAATCTTGCATAGAAGCAGGTGTTGTAACGGGATTAAGGGCTGAAATTGAGGGCACAATTGATAAATACAGTGAAGAGTTCGGAAAATTAAAGCCTATCTTGTGCGGAGGAGACGCAGAATTCTTTGAATATAAGTTAAATCCTCCCATCTTTGCAGACTACAATTTGGTCCTACGAGGATTAAATGCAATACTTCAGGATTATGTTGAAACAACTTAG